The Paenibacillus sp. BIC5C1 DNA segment AACAATACAACATCCAGTGCAATCAGTGCTTTCCACAAATTCCACTTCTTCTTGAGCACCACATAGGCAAATACCGAAGCCGCAATCGCTACAATCTCGAAAATGACAATACCGATAACCGGCCGTGTCGTAATATCCGTACTCGATTTTAAGAACAGCCACAGAATCTCATGCATCTGCTCCGCCGTTTTACCGGATTGAATCCCCGAAGTAGCCACATCAAATTTGTTGTCGACGCCCTGAAACACCGTTGCCATACGCCAGCTCCAGCCGAAGTATGGAATCAGTGTACCGCAGATGGTGCCAATAACAGTAAGTGCAGTTTTCCAACTGAACTTTTGTCTGTGTTTTAGCCATGTATACACCAGGAAGATCAGGCCGATGGCTGCAAAAATAATGCCTGTACTTTTAATGACAGTCAGCACACCTGCAAGCGGGAGCATGATGATACATGCTCGCTTGATATCATGACGATATTGGTATACTACGGCCAGGATAGCGAGCGCATAGATGGGGAGCAGGAAATCCACGAGCAGGTTGGTAATCCGAATCGTAAGGTTGAAAAAAGACAGCGTGGATAACCCAAGTCCAAGAAACGCATACAGCAGAAAACGTTTCTTCTCGGAAACGATGCCAAACATGGCGTAAAAACAGGAAAAGATCAGCAGACCTTGTGCAAGCAGCATCACAGACTGGTCATGCCCCATGAAGCGACAGACGTAATAAATAAAAGATGAGGTTCCTAGTGGATAATTTTTAAAATCAATTAGGTTCGAATCCGGTGTCGGAAAAGCATTTGTGCTAAGCATCTGCTTCAAGACAATCGCCCAGTGGGAAAAATTATCGTAGTGCGTCAATTGATTTTGGAAGAGTACCAGTAAGAAAATGAATGTCCCTGCCAGGAATGAAAACTGGAATAAGGAAAAAGAAATGCGAAAGGATGCCCCTCGGCGCATTCCGAGAAACACCATTCCTCCATACAATAGTAATCCGACGAGTAGAAGGACAAGGCTGCCAATGTAGAGCTGCCCTGCCAAACCGCTAAGAAAGACAATACATGCTATGGAGGAAAACACAAATACAGGGATGAACTCCCAACGTATAGATAGTGCCTTTCGAACAAACTGCATGTAACCAATAAAGGAGAATATCAATAAAACTCCCATCACAAGTTGAAGCATATACAGCATCTCTATCTCTCCTAACCCTCTCTGGTGAAACGCTCGGCATGTGGATGGGTCAAATCACTCAGTAATTGATCAATCAAACCGCGCTCCACGATATCATCGATATTCTCCACCGAGAGAAGCACTTCGCGACGATTGGCTGTTGTTTTCCCTGTATGCTGCAAAATGACTTCAATATTACTCTTCGTATAAAAAGTAACAATCGCTCCTGCCGCAATATCACCATGAAGACCTGTGGCGGAAAAGAAACGATAATTAAAGCTGCGCAGCGTGCATCCAGCATTGTTGGTGAAATGAACTGGAAGCTGAAGGGAAAGCCTCGGCATTTTTCGCTGATCCGATCTAGGTTGAACAATACGTTTTTTCACATTGCGAAGCATATCGTCGTAAGCCGTATCCCACAGGTTCATCTGCTCTGGCAGCGAGTGTTTACGGTCATAGATGATTTGCATGTATTGACGGTTATCCGTCTCATCAATCGGCTGAACCGTCGCGGAATAACGCCAGCCTTCCCCATCCTGTTTCACATAAACGATGACCGCTTGGAGATTGGCCTCATACCGCTCGGATTTTACGACCAGAGAGATCGTCTTCTGTTCAGGCAGATAAATGGGATACGGGACATAAAAGGCAATACCTTGTTCAGATACATCTACTGTCTTGGCCTGATAGCGCAGATTCGTGTCCTGATCGTGGATCATGACATCCTCCTGTGCCCGAATGCGTTCTGTCTCCCGATACGCACGGCGGCCGATCATGAAGAATAGGGCATAACACAGCGCAATCATATTATGAATGAGCCAGAAAATAATGATACTGCTGAAGAACAGCGCGATGCCATACTTGCCGTTAACATATCGGATCACAGCCGCAATTGAAAGCAAAAGCAGGAAGATATGTGGGAGTGCATACAACAGAGCAGACATCCATTTCCGGCCTTTCGCTCTGCTTTTATTCGTAACCTTGAATTTTTTCTCGCGGATGCCCAACGTTTCGAGGAGAACCGGCCATATCAGATAAGGCATAAATATCGTATCAATAACCTGACTCCAGCGCTGATTCCGAATATTGCTCGACAGATAACGCATCGATACGCTGTAGAAGAAATAGGACGGAAGCCAGAATATTAAGATTTGCCAGAAGGTCGTGTTTACAATCTTAAAGTCGAAGAGAGCAAATAAAATAGGTGCCAAAATAAAAATCAATCGGTTGAAAAAAGACCACCAGTACAGAAAACTACTCACATAGGTTATTCTTGTCCAGAAAGGAAGTTTCTCGGATAAGGGTGCGCGCGTATTCTGCAAGCTCTGAATAATACCCCTTGCCCAACGAATTCGCTGCTTGATCATGCTAGGAACTGTTGTTGTCGTCTGTCCAGCAGCTTGAACCTCTTGAGTCGCATAGGTAATATAGCCTTCCTGTTGTAAACGGATGCTTGTCTCGAAGTCCTCGGTGATCGTATTCAGCGGAAAACCGCCGATGTCTTCCATACCTTGCCGGGAAATGATCGTATTGCTTCCGGTATAGGCTACCGCATTGGAGGCATTACGCAGGATGTTCACTTCTCTGGAGAAGAAATCCTGTTCATTCGGAATGCCTTGCTCTGCATACAAGTTAAACTGAAACAGATCCGGATTATAGAA contains these protein-coding regions:
- a CDS encoding glycosyltransferase family 2 protein: MQNEKRQHIFFVITMILMSIYLLWRMFFTLPWGEGVLNVIFGMLLIVAETVTVLTTFELFFQKMQKERTQLDFPIVPPDFYPHVDVFIATHNEPVDLLYKTVNACTFMDYPDKQKVHIYLCDDGARPEVEELAKQFGVGYLGFPGNKHAKSGNLNNALSKTSSPLIATFDADMIPQHTFLMKTVPYFLLSTFIEEKGRWRLRREDEMDKKFKLGLVQTPQSFYNPDLFQFNLYAEQGIPNEQDFFSREVNILRNASNAVAYTGSNTIISRQGMEDIGGFPLNTITEDFETSIRLQQEGYITYATQEVQAAGQTTTTVPSMIKQRIRWARGIIQSLQNTRAPLSEKLPFWTRITYVSSFLYWWSFFNRLIFILAPILFALFDFKIVNTTFWQILIFWLPSYFFYSVSMRYLSSNIRNQRWSQVIDTIFMPYLIWPVLLETLGIREKKFKVTNKSRAKGRKWMSALLYALPHIFLLLLSIAAVIRYVNGKYGIALFFSSIIIFWLIHNMIALCYALFFMIGRRAYRETERIRAQEDVMIHDQDTNLRYQAKTVDVSEQGIAFYVPYPIYLPEQKTISLVVKSERYEANLQAVIVYVKQDGEGWRYSATVQPIDETDNRQYMQIIYDRKHSLPEQMNLWDTAYDDMLRNVKKRIVQPRSDQRKMPRLSLQLPVHFTNNAGCTLRSFNYRFFSATGLHGDIAAGAIVTFYTKSNIEVILQHTGKTTANRREVLLSVENIDDIVERGLIDQLLSDLTHPHAERFTREG